The following are encoded in a window of Paenibacillaceae bacterium GAS479 genomic DNA:
- a CDS encoding ABC-type glycerol-3-phosphate transport system, substrate-binding protein: MKKENRKRFQKIIALCLVMLVLSVVTACTGGGGNNGGAVTANNGGSTTNQGAGAETNSPPESSPTVAIDKTAIKGEVKVLGASIDNFKKMMVDFNKEYPNVKVIAMEQSFHELAALIAAGEKPDVIFADGGRFPLQWIKDNLIQDMKPFMDNDPEITADMFYEPAFTRGLGVDGQVWQLPYTVDPNFTMMYNQDILEQYGDSEVPEMNSLQEFGDFLKKYWVVENGEQVMTTFSPLDVYGNFNSLITFAFLNGADQKTFYDPETNKASFNDPKIVEAMEWMLRFKRENIDDERMAKLNDSLPKNTSRFLASKSLLDPAVVSHVRDNLKANPDIQLKPMPAASLWMGGHGLSMTTLGTKENEMATWSLIKWITSNKVAAEAKLKTEAGLSAIKDNPYLVEQAKTDPVLSAAYEVLQKAEKHPPFLPVPFEEEFNKKYYEVLDGKLEPKAFLDYMTKYTQALLDDLNK, encoded by the coding sequence ATGAAAAAGGAAAATCGCAAACGGTTCCAAAAGATCATTGCCTTATGCTTGGTGATGCTCGTCTTGTCTGTTGTGACGGCATGCACCGGCGGTGGAGGAAACAACGGGGGAGCAGTCACAGCGAATAATGGCGGTAGCACGACCAATCAAGGGGCTGGAGCAGAGACGAACAGTCCGCCAGAAAGCTCACCGACGGTGGCAATTGATAAAACTGCCATTAAGGGTGAAGTAAAGGTTCTTGGCGCCTCAATTGACAATTTCAAAAAAATGATGGTGGACTTTAACAAAGAGTATCCAAACGTCAAAGTGATTGCAATGGAACAGAGCTTCCATGAACTGGCGGCTCTTATTGCCGCCGGCGAAAAGCCGGATGTTATTTTCGCCGACGGTGGGCGTTTTCCATTGCAATGGATCAAGGACAATCTGATCCAGGATATGAAGCCGTTTATGGACAATGATCCGGAAATTACGGCCGACATGTTCTATGAGCCGGCATTCACCAGGGGACTTGGCGTTGACGGTCAGGTGTGGCAGCTGCCTTATACGGTTGATCCTAATTTTACGATGATGTATAACCAGGATATTTTGGAACAGTATGGCGACTCTGAAGTTCCAGAAATGAACTCATTACAGGAATTTGGAGATTTTCTGAAAAAATACTGGGTGGTTGAAAACGGCGAGCAGGTGATGACTACGTTTTCGCCACTTGACGTCTATGGCAATTTCAATAGCCTGATTACATTCGCTTTTCTGAACGGCGCGGATCAAAAGACCTTCTACGATCCGGAGACGAATAAGGCATCCTTCAATGATCCCAAAATCGTAGAAGCGATGGAATGGATGCTGCGGTTTAAACGGGAAAACATCGATGACGAGCGCATGGCAAAGCTAAACGATTCGCTGCCTAAAAATACTTCCCGCTTTTTGGCTAGCAAATCGCTCCTCGACCCGGCTGTTGTCAGTCATGTGAGGGATAACTTGAAGGCCAATCCAGATATTCAATTAAAACCGATGCCGGCTGCATCGCTTTGGATGGGCGGACACGGTCTTTCCATGACAACTCTCGGCACAAAAGAAAACGAAATGGCCACCTGGTCGCTGATCAAATGGATCACCTCCAATAAAGTTGCGGCGGAAGCAAAGCTCAAAACGGAAGCAGGCCTATCTGCGATCAAGGATAATCCTTACCTGGTCGAACAGGCCAAAACCGATCCAGTGCTTTCTGCAGCTTATGAGGTTTTACAGAAAGCGGAGAAACATCCGCCATTTTTGCCGGTTCCATTTGAGGAAGAATTCAATAAAAAGTACTACGAGGTACTTGACGGCAAGCTGGAGCCAAAAGCTTTTCTCGACTATATGACAAAATACACTCAAGCGCTGTTGGACGACTTGAACAAATAA
- a CDS encoding ABC-type glycerol-3-phosphate transport system, substrate-binding protein, producing the protein MLKVLTKRKGLSMLGTFILAMTLTACSGGAGNSGSVNNNSGNTTENTPVNTPMESAQPAIDKTAIKGEIKVLSIFGGGAIENFNTMMKEFNKEYPNVKVTHMEQGINDLAALISAGDNPDVIISDGGRFPIGWITDGLIQDMKPLLEKDPEITPDMFYEPAYNRGLGVEGQLWQLPYTVDPNFTMLYNQEVLEQYGDTEIPEMNSLAEYGEFLKKYWVVENGNQVMTTYSPFEVYGNFNSLITVAYLNGADQSSFYNPETNKVTFNDPKIVEALEWMLRFKRENIDDGRITKLNESLPANTSRFAAGKSLLEPAVVVAVRDALKVNPDVQLKPMPAESLWLGGHGIHMTTLGKKENEEAAWSLVKWISSSKAAAETKLKTIASLSAIKDDPYLVEQAETDPVMAVALEILQQAKKVPPFLPVPYEGEFDTKYGEVLSGKLEPKAFLDYMTKYTQALLDELKK; encoded by the coding sequence ATGCTGAAAGTGCTTACAAAAAGAAAAGGGCTCAGCATGTTGGGTACATTCATTTTGGCAATGACTCTGACAGCTTGCAGTGGCGGAGCGGGAAACAGCGGATCAGTCAACAACAATAGCGGCAATACGACAGAGAACACCCCGGTTAACACCCCAATGGAAAGCGCTCAGCCAGCAATAGATAAAACGGCGATAAAAGGCGAGATTAAGGTTTTGTCCATTTTTGGCGGCGGAGCCATCGAAAATTTCAACACCATGATGAAAGAATTCAACAAAGAATATCCCAATGTCAAAGTCACGCATATGGAGCAGGGCATCAACGATTTGGCTGCACTCATTTCAGCCGGAGATAACCCGGATGTCATTATTTCCGACGGCGGGCGTTTTCCGATCGGCTGGATTACGGATGGACTCATTCAGGATATGAAGCCGTTATTGGAGAAAGATCCGGAAATTACGCCAGACATGTTTTATGAGCCGGCGTATAATCGTGGACTTGGCGTTGAAGGCCAATTATGGCAGTTGCCTTATACGGTCGATCCCAACTTTACGATGCTCTACAATCAAGAGGTGCTGGAACAGTACGGCGATACGGAAATTCCCGAGATGAATTCCTTGGCGGAATATGGGGAGTTTCTAAAGAAGTACTGGGTAGTCGAAAATGGCAACCAGGTCATGACCACCTACTCTCCGTTTGAAGTGTATGGCAATTTTAATAGCCTGATTACGGTTGCTTACCTTAACGGTGCGGATCAGAGCAGCTTTTACAATCCGGAAACGAATAAGGTGACATTCAATGATCCGAAAATTGTAGAAGCGCTGGAATGGATGTTGCGTTTCAAACGCGAAAACATCGATGACGGACGGATTACCAAGCTGAATGAGTCCCTACCAGCCAATACGTCGCGCTTCGCAGCCGGCAAATCGCTGCTGGAACCTGCAGTTGTCGTCGCTGTCCGTGATGCTCTCAAAGTCAACCCCGACGTGCAATTGAAGCCGATGCCTGCCGAGTCGCTCTGGCTGGGCGGTCACGGGATTCACATGACTACCCTCGGCAAAAAGGAAAACGAAGAAGCGGCCTGGTCGCTCGTCAAATGGATCAGCTCCAGCAAAGCGGCGGCGGAAACGAAGCTGAAAACAATTGCGAGCTTGTCCGCCATCAAAGACGATCCGTATCTGGTTGAGCAGGCGGAGACCGATCCTGTAATGGCCGTTGCCCTTGAAATTTTGCAGCAAGCAAAGAAAGTGCCGCCGTTCCTTCCGGTGCCGTATGAAGGCGAATTCGACACGAAATACGGTGAGGTGTTGTCCGGCAAGCTGGAGCCTAAGGCATTCCTGGATTATATGACCAAGTATACTCAGGCTTTGTTGGATGAATTGAAGAAATAA
- a CDS encoding ABC-type glycerol-3-phosphate transport system, substrate-binding protein, protein MRQKTRKGLKTIGAIGLVTVLAACSGGGGGNNSANNSTNAGTSPQPSTTAEQTAAPDNSAVKGNIKVLSIFAGGPAENFKKMMEKFNETYPNVKVTYMTQGIDDLPALISAGDTPDVMLAGGGNGNYPANWIPDNLIQDLAPFIEKDKSFSTDSLYETAYKRGVTTEGKVWQLPYSVDPNFTIVYNRDVLEQYGNTELPDMNSLQGFEDFVKSYWIAENGEQVMTTSSPLELYGNFNSLTTFAYLNGADASSFYNSDTNKVTFNDPKIVEALEWLVRFKRENIDDERIKKLQDSLPANTSRLIAGKSLMELSVVGHVQQALQLNPDLELAPMPSNSLWLGGHALFMTTLGKKENEEAAWALIKWISSSKEAAEINLQLNGTISAAKDNPYLLQQAESDPALKVAYDILQQAKKLPPFPPVQFQDEFDRKYGDVINGTLEPKAFLDHMTTYIQALLDEKKS, encoded by the coding sequence ATGAGACAGAAGACTCGTAAAGGATTGAAAACGATCGGTGCAATAGGTTTGGTGACCGTGCTTGCGGCTTGCAGCGGAGGGGGCGGAGGCAATAACAGTGCGAACAATTCGACTAATGCTGGGACAAGCCCACAACCTAGCACTACAGCAGAACAAACTGCTGCGCCGGACAATTCCGCGGTCAAAGGTAATATTAAGGTTCTTTCTATTTTTGCAGGAGGCCCAGCCGAGAACTTTAAAAAAATGATGGAAAAGTTCAACGAAACTTATCCAAACGTTAAAGTGACGTATATGACGCAAGGCATCGATGATTTGCCGGCATTAATCTCAGCAGGCGATACGCCAGACGTCATGCTGGCGGGTGGCGGCAACGGGAACTATCCGGCGAATTGGATTCCCGACAATCTGATTCAGGATCTGGCTCCTTTTATTGAGAAGGACAAGTCCTTCAGCACCGATTCACTTTATGAGACCGCTTATAAAAGAGGAGTGACTACGGAAGGAAAAGTGTGGCAGCTTCCTTACTCCGTAGATCCGAACTTTACCATTGTATATAACCGCGACGTATTGGAGCAGTACGGCAATACGGAGCTTCCGGATATGAATTCCTTACAAGGTTTTGAGGATTTTGTCAAAAGCTACTGGATTGCCGAAAACGGGGAACAGGTGATGACAACATCTTCTCCGCTTGAGCTATACGGGAACTTCAATAGTCTCACGACCTTTGCCTATTTAAACGGGGCGGACGCAAGCTCGTTCTACAATTCGGACACGAATAAAGTAACATTCAACGATCCGAAAATCGTAGAAGCACTGGAGTGGCTTGTTCGCTTCAAACGCGAAAACATCGATGACGAACGGATTAAGAAGCTGCAGGATTCATTGCCGGCAAACACATCCCGCCTCATCGCCGGTAAATCGTTGATGGAGCTTTCCGTCGTGGGGCATGTCCAACAGGCTCTTCAGCTCAATCCTGATCTGGAGCTCGCTCCAATGCCTTCGAATTCGCTCTGGCTGGGTGGACACGCGCTCTTTATGACAACACTCGGCAAAAAGGAAAACGAAGAGGCCGCATGGGCGCTTATCAAATGGATTAGCTCCAGCAAGGAAGCAGCGGAAATTAATCTTCAGCTGAACGGCACGATATCTGCGGCGAAGGATAACCCTTACTTGCTGCAGCAAGCGGAGTCCGATCCGGCTCTGAAAGTCGCTTACGACATTTTGCAGCAGGCGAAAAAGCTCCCGCCTTTCCCTCCGGTTCAATTCCAGGATGAGTTCGATCGCAAATACGGGGATGTAATCAATGGAACGCTTGAACCTAAGGCGTTTCTGGACCATATGACGACTTATATCCAGGCATTGCTGGATGAAAAAAAATCCTAA
- a CDS encoding ABC-type glycerol-3-phosphate transport system, substrate-binding protein, giving the protein MIKKAQKGLKTIGAMALVTVLVACSANGGGNNIAVNSANVGKSPQPSTTAEQTAAPDNSAVKGDIKVLSIYAEGQAETFKKVMEKFNETYPNVKVTYMMQGIHDLPALISAGDTPDVILGGGGHGNYPAFWITDNLIQDLTPFIEKDKFFSTDSLYETAYKRGIDSDGKIWQLPYSVDPNFTIVYNRDVLEQYGNTELPEMNSLQGFEDFVKSYWIAENGEQVMTTGSPLDLYGNWNTFTTFAYLNGADSNTFYNPETNKATFNDPKIVETLEWLVRFKREYIDDERMKKLSDSLPENSSRLIAGKSLMEINVVQHAQENLRLNPDLEVAPMPSESLWQGGLALFMTTLGKKENEEAAWSLIKWISSSKEAAEINLQLNGVISAAKDNPYLLKQAESDPALKVAYDILQRAKKLPPFPPVHFQFEFDAKYREVLDGKLEPKAFLDHMTTFIQALLDEQKP; this is encoded by the coding sequence ATGATTAAAAAGGCTCAAAAAGGATTGAAAACGATCGGTGCAATGGCTTTGGTGACCGTGCTTGTGGCTTGCAGCGCAAACGGTGGTGGAAACAATATCGCAGTCAATTCGGCTAATGTTGGAAAAAGTCCGCAGCCAAGCACTACGGCGGAGCAAACTGCGGCGCCGGACAATTCCGCCGTCAAAGGCGATATTAAGGTGCTTTCTATTTATGCGGAGGGTCAAGCCGAGACCTTCAAAAAAGTAATGGAAAAATTCAACGAGACTTATCCAAATGTGAAAGTAACCTATATGATGCAGGGCATCCATGATTTGCCGGCACTTATCTCCGCTGGGGACACCCCGGACGTCATATTGGGGGGAGGCGGCCACGGAAACTATCCAGCATTTTGGATCACGGATAACTTGATTCAAGATCTGACGCCTTTTATTGAGAAAGATAAATTTTTCAGCACCGACTCATTATATGAGACCGCTTACAAGAGAGGGATTGATTCAGATGGGAAAATATGGCAACTGCCATATTCCGTTGATCCGAACTTCACCATTGTATACAACCGCGATGTGCTGGAGCAGTATGGCAATACGGAACTTCCAGAGATGAATTCCTTGCAGGGGTTTGAAGATTTTGTAAAAAGCTATTGGATAGCGGAAAACGGGGAACAGGTGATGACGACAGGCTCTCCGCTCGATTTATACGGGAATTGGAACACGTTCACGACCTTTGCTTATTTAAACGGGGCGGATTCAAACACATTCTACAATCCGGAAACGAATAAAGCTACGTTCAACGATCCCAAAATAGTCGAGACGCTAGAGTGGCTTGTCCGCTTCAAGCGTGAATATATCGATGACGAACGGATGAAGAAGCTGTCTGATTCATTGCCGGAAAACTCATCCCGCCTCATTGCCGGCAAATCGCTGATGGAGATAAACGTCGTCCAGCATGCCCAGGAAAATCTTAGGCTCAATCCTGACCTTGAGGTAGCTCCGATGCCGTCGGAATCGCTTTGGCAGGGCGGTCTCGCGCTCTTTATGACAACGCTCGGCAAAAAGGAGAACGAAGAGGCGGCATGGTCGCTAATCAAATGGATAAGCTCCAGCAAGGAAGCGGCCGAAATCAATCTCCAGCTAAACGGTGTGATATCCGCGGCGAAGGATAACCCTTATTTGCTGAAGCAAGCGGAGTCTGATCCAGCGCTTAAAGTCGCCTACGACATTCTGCAACGGGCAAAAAAGCTCCCCCCGTTCCCTCCAGTTCATTTTCAGTTTGAATTCGACGCCAAATATAGGGAGGTTCTTGATGGAAAGCTTGAGCCAAAGGCGTTTTTGGACCATATGACGACTTTTATTCAAGCTTTGCTGGACGAACAAAAACCTTGA
- a CDS encoding ABC-type glycerol-3-phosphate transport system, substrate-binding protein, whose amino-acid sequence MGKKTTEKFKMLGAIGLVTTLLAACSGGGGGGANEVNQSNSGNTSKNTTTTEAPAPTNNTEISGEVKVLSIFGSGWSDYFNSLMVEFNKVYPNIKVTYMQQLTDDLPALISAGDNPDILLDGRFPSEWIKDNLIQDLTPFIKADPTFNPDDFYEPAYKRGFSADGRIWQLPYAIDPNFSIVYNREVLEQYGHTEFPEMNSLQEFEDFAKQFWVAENGEQVMTTFSPLELYGNFNSLLTFAYMNGADSTTFYDPATNKVNFHDPKIVEALEWLVRFKRENIDDERIKKLQESLPKNTSRLIAGKSLFEAAVVVHVQENLKLNPDLELVPMPTPSLWFGGHSMTMTTLGKKENEAAAWALMKWISMDKAAAEFKLKNAGSVSAIKDNPYLVEQAKTDPAMSVVYDIVQRAQKTPPYIPVEFESELNAKYGDVISGKIEPKAFLEHMTQFTQAKLDEQAK is encoded by the coding sequence ATGGGGAAAAAGACAACAGAAAAATTTAAAATGCTTGGTGCCATCGGGTTGGTCACTACTTTGCTAGCAGCTTGCAGCGGAGGTGGCGGCGGAGGCGCCAATGAGGTGAATCAATCGAACAGCGGTAATACGAGCAAAAATACAACGACTACGGAAGCTCCTGCGCCAACAAACAATACGGAAATAAGCGGAGAGGTGAAGGTACTTTCCATATTTGGAAGCGGCTGGTCCGACTACTTCAACTCGTTAATGGTGGAGTTCAATAAGGTTTATCCCAATATTAAAGTGACTTATATGCAACAACTGACGGATGATCTTCCGGCTTTGATTTCTGCAGGGGACAATCCCGATATTCTTTTGGACGGCAGATTTCCAAGCGAATGGATCAAAGATAATCTGATTCAAGATTTGACACCATTCATTAAGGCGGATCCGACGTTTAATCCCGATGATTTTTATGAACCCGCTTACAAAAGAGGATTTAGCGCGGACGGGAGAATATGGCAGCTTCCTTATGCGATTGATCCCAACTTCTCTATCGTCTACAATCGCGAAGTGTTGGAACAGTATGGACACACAGAATTCCCGGAAATGAACTCCCTTCAGGAGTTTGAGGATTTTGCTAAGCAATTTTGGGTAGCGGAGAATGGTGAGCAAGTGATGACGACGTTCTCCCCGTTAGAGCTGTATGGAAACTTTAATAGCTTATTGACATTCGCTTATATGAACGGAGCGGATTCTACTACTTTTTATGATCCAGCGACGAACAAAGTTAATTTCCACGATCCTAAGATCGTCGAAGCTCTCGAATGGCTGGTCCGATTCAAACGGGAAAATATCGATGATGAGCGGATTAAAAAGCTCCAGGAATCTCTACCTAAAAATACATCCCGCTTAATTGCCGGCAAATCGCTTTTTGAAGCGGCTGTTGTCGTACATGTTCAGGAGAATCTGAAGCTCAATCCGGATTTGGAGCTTGTGCCGATGCCGACGCCTTCCCTTTGGTTTGGCGGCCACTCCATGACCATGACGACGCTGGGCAAAAAAGAAAATGAAGCTGCTGCTTGGGCGCTGATGAAGTGGATCAGTATGGACAAAGCTGCCGCTGAATTCAAATTGAAAAATGCCGGAAGCGTTTCTGCTATCAAGGATAATCCTTATTTAGTCGAGCAGGCAAAAACAGACCCGGCCATGAGTGTTGTTTATGACATCGTCCAACGAGCTCAAAAGACGCCGCCATACATTCCTGTGGAATTCGAGAGTGAATTAAATGCGAAATATGGAGATGTAATTAGCGGAAAGATTGAGCCAAAAGCTTTTCTGGAGCATATGACGCAGTTCACACAAGCAAAGCTGGATGAACAGGCAAAATAA
- a CDS encoding Sugar phosphate isomerase/epimerase — protein MIKLGVNSVLFKDFDVETAVKHIALSGYDGVELSAIQGMCEHLVLDAWQGQAEELKRLASEYGITYLSMEVASLDEARLTKAFEAAQAIGIPVVNVGPGGKSNDEADLMQSIATLSRLSDLAASYGVTLCVKAHVGNAIYNTPTTLRAMEAIDSAGFGIDMDPSHVYRAGENPEEALPQVLSRVKHVHIRDCKGRSAGPGAIGQQACGRGDIDLAAYCKVLADGNYDGPVCLEVIGAAGHSLAEVSIIAAESYGYLNGCLKALGARPSQDDALQRQNG, from the coding sequence ATGATTAAATTAGGCGTAAACTCAGTCCTGTTCAAAGACTTTGACGTAGAGACGGCTGTAAAACATATTGCATTAAGCGGTTATGACGGTGTTGAGCTTTCGGCCATTCAAGGCATGTGTGAACATCTCGTATTGGATGCCTGGCAAGGACAAGCTGAAGAGCTGAAGCGTTTAGCATCGGAATACGGTATCACCTACTTGTCTATGGAAGTTGCATCGCTTGATGAAGCACGCTTGACCAAAGCGTTCGAAGCAGCGCAAGCGATCGGAATTCCGGTTGTAAACGTTGGTCCCGGCGGTAAGAGCAATGATGAAGCAGACTTAATGCAGTCGATTGCGACATTATCTCGTTTATCCGACTTGGCCGCTTCTTACGGAGTAACGCTTTGCGTGAAAGCTCATGTTGGCAACGCCATCTATAATACACCAACTACGTTGCGTGCCATGGAGGCGATTGACAGTGCAGGATTCGGAATTGACATGGACCCAAGCCATGTTTATCGTGCAGGCGAAAATCCAGAGGAAGCATTGCCGCAAGTATTGTCCAGAGTGAAGCATGTTCACATCCGGGATTGCAAAGGGCGCAGCGCAGGTCCAGGTGCGATTGGACAGCAAGCCTGCGGCCGTGGCGACATCGACCTTGCAGCCTACTGCAAAGTGCTTGCAGACGGCAATTACGATGGCCCGGTTTGTCTGGAAGTAATCGGAGCGGCTGGACACTCGCTTGCCGAAGTATCGATCATTGCCGCAGAAAGCTACGGATATTTAAATGGCTGCCTGAAGGCGCTTGGAGCAAGACCATCACAAGATGACGCTCTGCAGCGTCAAAATGGATAA
- a CDS encoding Arylsulfatase A encodes MIMSANTNKKPNVLFLGIDSLRRDHMSSYGYKKLTTPHIDEYATGGTLFENHFSPSVPTTPGYASMLTGMDCFGTDVVALRHEGGLGGHVKTLAEVLREQDYNTTCIGFSGNPSARGFDLYLDYDGWGADGSGRSPKAERMNDVAIPELKRLAAEDKPFLLFLRHMDPHSPYLPPQPFDRLFYEGNEKDPNNRSLEGMDNFEPFVHYLRSWIPKDCTDSNYVDAQYDGAVAYMDACIRRIFTTLEELGIEEETLVVITADHGETLNEHECYYDHHGLYETNLVTPFILRFPGKVPAGKRMSDHTQIKDIMPTVLDLLGIETGITFDGRSLVEYMNGGELEREPEFYITECTWMRKHGWRTPEWKLIVALEPDFHFKPEIELFNLVLDPQELNNVAEQEPEVVKLLIDRMEAHISRREDATGRANPMITNLNWHGHQGGPFKDSQEAYDTMRIGSASNARKLQQKAEEEEVVEG; translated from the coding sequence ATGATTATGAGCGCAAACACCAATAAAAAACCGAATGTATTGTTTCTAGGAATTGACAGCTTGCGTCGGGATCATATGAGCTCGTATGGATATAAAAAGCTGACTACGCCTCATATCGACGAATATGCTACGGGAGGCACCTTATTCGAAAATCATTTCAGCCCAAGCGTGCCGACTACGCCGGGATATGCTTCAATGCTGACAGGAATGGATTGCTTCGGCACCGACGTCGTAGCGCTTCGCCATGAAGGCGGCCTCGGCGGCCATGTAAAGACATTAGCCGAGGTGCTTCGCGAGCAAGATTACAATACGACTTGCATCGGTTTTTCAGGTAATCCATCGGCAAGAGGTTTCGATCTTTATCTGGATTACGACGGCTGGGGCGCGGACGGATCAGGCCGAAGTCCAAAGGCAGAACGCATGAATGATGTCGCAATTCCTGAACTGAAACGTCTTGCTGCGGAAGATAAACCGTTCCTGTTGTTCCTACGGCATATGGATCCGCATTCACCTTATTTGCCACCACAGCCTTTCGACCGACTCTTCTATGAAGGCAACGAAAAAGATCCCAATAATCGATCACTGGAAGGCATGGACAACTTTGAGCCGTTCGTTCACTATCTTCGCTCCTGGATTCCGAAAGATTGCACTGACTCGAATTATGTTGATGCCCAATATGATGGTGCTGTCGCCTATATGGATGCCTGCATCCGCCGTATATTTACCACATTAGAGGAGCTGGGCATTGAGGAAGAAACGCTTGTTGTCATTACAGCTGATCATGGTGAAACGTTGAACGAGCATGAATGCTACTATGATCATCACGGGTTGTATGAAACGAATCTGGTTACTCCGTTCATTTTGCGCTTCCCTGGCAAGGTGCCAGCTGGCAAACGGATGTCCGATCATACCCAGATCAAAGATATTATGCCTACTGTGCTCGACCTTCTCGGCATAGAGACAGGGATAACGTTTGACGGCAGAAGCCTCGTTGAATATATGAATGGCGGGGAACTGGAACGTGAGCCGGAGTTCTACATTACGGAGTGCACCTGGATGCGCAAACATGGCTGGCGCACACCAGAGTGGAAGCTTATCGTCGCTCTGGAGCCGGATTTCCACTTCAAGCCAGAAATTGAGCTGTTTAATCTGGTCCTTGATCCGCAGGAGCTGAACAATGTAGCTGAACAAGAGCCGGAAGTTGTTAAACTACTGATTGACCGGATGGAGGCTCATATCAGTCGCAGAGAGGATGCTACCGGACGGGCCAATCCAATGATTACGAATCTGAACTGGCACGGCCACCAAGGAGGTCCTTTCAAGGATTCTCAGGAAGCATATGATACGATGCGGATTGGCTCAGCAAGCAATGCCCGCAAGCTGCAACAAAAAGCGGAAGAGGAAGAAGTAGTGGAGGGATAA
- a CDS encoding Predicted dehydrogenase — MIKVAVIGLNHIGLLHCRVYKEHPDVELVAVCDLRGDMARSAAERFSARPYDNVMSMLANEEIDLVSVATGGAENGSHHLEPAMQAIEAGKDVLVEKPISNRLHEARMMVDAAAARGVRLACNLNHRFVPAAKRAKDWISQGELGQLLFVNMKLTIGSGNESTPWVHMRALHPHSFDVLRYFGGDVARVQSFMTKAPGRSVWSTASINLEFTSGAVGHLTGSYDMHGGHPIERCEVGGTNGRFVLDNVYESLTLYPSGSDEQRVFKNSIFASPSGFDSTFFNRFGAFIKEVKDGVPPDQISASGADALAVQRIIEAAIRSQLENGEPIRISDIHDEKREGVQQA; from the coding sequence ATGATTAAAGTCGCCGTAATCGGCTTAAATCATATCGGTCTCCTGCACTGCCGCGTGTACAAGGAGCATCCCGATGTCGAGCTAGTCGCTGTATGTGATTTACGCGGAGACATGGCAAGATCGGCTGCCGAGCGGTTTAGCGCTAGACCCTATGATAACGTTATGTCCATGCTTGCTAATGAAGAAATTGATCTTGTAAGCGTTGCCACTGGTGGGGCAGAGAACGGCTCGCATCATTTGGAGCCTGCTATGCAAGCCATTGAAGCGGGCAAAGATGTTCTTGTTGAGAAGCCAATCTCGAATCGATTGCATGAGGCGCGTATGATGGTGGATGCAGCAGCCGCACGGGGTGTGCGGCTCGCCTGCAACCTCAATCACCGTTTTGTTCCTGCAGCGAAGAGAGCCAAAGACTGGATCAGCCAAGGTGAGCTCGGTCAACTCCTGTTCGTTAATATGAAGCTGACCATCGGCAGTGGCAATGAATCTACGCCATGGGTTCATATGCGGGCGCTGCATCCCCATTCGTTCGATGTGCTTCGTTATTTTGGGGGCGATGTCGCAAGGGTGCAGTCGTTTATGACAAAAGCTCCCGGCCGCTCCGTCTGGTCGACGGCTTCTATCAATCTCGAATTCACTTCCGGTGCAGTTGGGCATTTGACCGGGAGTTATGATATGCATGGCGGACATCCCATTGAACGATGCGAGGTGGGGGGGACAAACGGAAGATTCGTCCTCGATAATGTGTATGAGAGTCTGACTCTCTATCCGAGCGGGAGCGACGAGCAGCGCGTGTTCAAAAATTCCATTTTCGCAAGCCCTTCAGGATTCGACTCGACCTTCTTCAACCGGTTTGGAGCCTTTATTAAGGAAGTTAAGGACGGGGTTCCCCCGGATCAAATATCCGCTTCGGGCGCAGACGCCCTTGCGGTACAACGAATCATTGAAGCGGCAATCCGCTCCCAGCTTGAGAACGGCGAGCCAATTCGCATTAGTGACATCCATGACGAGAAGCGTGAGGGAGTGCAGCAAGCATGA